A window of Sulfurimonas gotlandica GD1 contains these coding sequences:
- a CDS encoding response regulator transcription factor, translated as MKLLIINSDKVFSKNFKEYFSKKSFSVDSYENCDTLLNYKNINHIIAQYDVIFLSIEKDKLFALDVLDHINVLGIHAAVIFLSYVDSIDLMSKAFARNCEDYMLHPFSLKEIELRAMKAVRKKMKSDEIYLVGNYTYTLSQHAVFNDHQYIKLTKIELSILYLLIIHKNQIVSHEKIVNFVWKGKDILQNTLSVHIKNLKKKIIGLPIDSVKGVGYSIRLDH; from the coding sequence ATGAAATTATTAATAATAAACTCTGATAAGGTCTTTAGCAAAAATTTTAAAGAGTATTTTTCAAAAAAAAGCTTTAGTGTAGACAGTTATGAAAACTGCGATACTTTGCTAAACTATAAAAATATCAACCACATAATCGCTCAATATGATGTTATTTTTTTATCAATAGAAAAAGACAAGCTATTTGCGCTTGATGTGCTTGATCATATAAATGTACTTGGTATTCATGCTGCAGTTATATTTTTGAGTTATGTAGACTCCATAGATCTTATGTCAAAAGCCTTTGCCAGAAACTGCGAAGACTATATGCTTCATCCATTTTCTCTTAAAGAGATAGAACTACGTGCTATGAAAGCAGTTAGAAAAAAAATGAAATCTGATGAGATATATCTTGTTGGAAACTACACCTATACACTATCTCAACATGCTGTTTTCAATGACCATCAATATATAAAACTAACAAAGATAGAACTGAGTATTTTATACCTTTTGATTATTCATAAAAATCAAATTGTTTCGCATGAAAAAATTGTAAACTTTGTATGGAAGGGAAAAGATATTTTACAAAACACTCTATCTGTTCATATAAAAAATCTAAAGAAAAAGATAATAGGTCTACCTATAGACTCAGTAAAAGGTGTTGGATATTCTATTAGACTAGATCATTAA